Proteins encoded by one window of Elephas maximus indicus isolate mEleMax1 chromosome 5, mEleMax1 primary haplotype, whole genome shotgun sequence:
- the FGFR3 gene encoding fibroblast growth factor receptor 3 isoform X4, with protein sequence MGAPACALALCVAVAVVAGAASGPPGTELRVVRRAAEALEPEPGQKEQLVFGSGDTMELTCHPPMGSTPGPTIWVKDGLGLVPSDRILVGLQRLQVLNASHEDAGAYSCRQRLTQRILCRFSVRVTDAPSSGDDEDSEDEAEDTGAPYWTRPERMDKKLLAVPAANTVRFRCPAAGNPTPSISWLKNGKEFRGEHRIGGIKLRHQQWSLVMESVVPSDRGNYTCVVENKFGSIRQTYTLDVLERSPHRPILQAGLPANQTAVLGSDVEFHCKVYSDAQPHIQWLKHVEVNGSKVGPDGTPYVTVLKTAGVNTTDKELEVLALRNVTFEDAGEYTCLAGNSIGFSHHSAWLVVLPAEEELAEADEASSVYAGVLSYGAGFFFFIMVVVAVTLCRLHSPTKKGLGSPAVHKVSRFPLKRQVSLESNSSMNSNTPLVRMARLSSGEGPTLANVSELELPADPKWELSRARLTLGKPLGEGCFGQVVMAEAIGIDKERAAKPVTVAVKMLKDDATDKDLSDLVSEMEMMKMIGKHKNIINLLGACTQGGPLYVLVEYAAKGNLREYLRARRPPGMDYSFDTCKLPEEQLTFKDLVSCAYQVARGMEYLASQKCIHRDLAARNVLVTEDNVMKIADFGLARDVHNLDYYKKTTNGRLPVKWMAPEALFDRVYTHQSDVWSFGVLLWEIFTLGGSPYPGIPVEELFKLLKEGHRMDKPANCTHDLYMIMRECWHAVPSQRPTFKQLVEDLDRVLTVTSTDEYLDLSVPFEQYSPGGQDTPSSGSSGDDSVFAHDLLLPAPPSSGALRT encoded by the exons AGGCCCTGGAGCCTGAGCCTGGCCAGAAAGAGCAGCTGGTCTTTGGCAGTGGGGACACCATGGAGCTGACCTGCCACCCACCCATGGGCAGTACCCCAGGACCCACCATCTGGGTGAAGGACGGCTTGGGGCTAGTGCCCTCAGACCGCATCCTGGTGGGGCTGCAGAGGCTACAGGTGCTCAACGCCTCCCACGAGGACGCTGGCGCCTACAGCTGCCGCCAGCGGCTCACCCAGCGCATCCTGTGCCGCTTCAGCGTGCGGGTGACAG ATGCTCCGTCCTCGGGAGATGACGAAGACAGTGAGGACGAGGCTGAGGATACAG GAGCCCCTTATTGGACACGGCCTGAGCGCATGGACAAAAAGCTCTTGGCCGTGCCAGCGGCCAACACCGTCCGCTTCCGCTGCCCGGCCGCTGGCAACCCCACACCCTCCATATCGTGGCTCAAGAATGGCAAGGAATTCCGTGGCGAGCACCGCATTGGGGGCATCAAG CTGCGGCACCAGCAGTGGAGTCTGGTCATGGAGAGTGTGGTGCCCTCCGACCGCGGCAACTATACGTGTGTGGTGGAGAACAAGTTCGGCAGCATCCGGCAGACGTACACGTTGGATGTGCTCG AGCGGTCCCCGCACCGGCCCATCCTGCAGGCAGGGCTGCCAGCCAACCAGACGGCAGTGCTGGGCAGCGACGTGGAGTTCCACTGCAAGGTATACAGCGACGCCCAGCCCCACATCCAGTGGCTCAAACACGTGGAGGTGAACGGCAGCAAGGTGGGCCCCGACGGCACACCCTACGTCACTGTGCTCAAG ACGGCAGGCGTTAACACCACCGACAAGGAGCTAGAGGTTCTGGCCTTGCGCAATGTCACGTTTGAGGATGCGGGGGAGTACACGTGTCTGGCTGGCAATTCTATCGGGTTTTCCCATCACTCTGCGTGGCTGGTGGTGCTGCCAG CTGAGGAGGAGCTGGCGGAGGCGGACGAGGCCAGTAGCGTGTACGCAGGCGTTCTCAGCTACGGGGCAGGCTTCTTCTTCTTCATCATGGTGGTGGTGGCCGTGACCCTGTGCCGGCTGCACAGCCCGACCAAGAAGGGCCTGGGCTCTCCCGCCGTGCACAAGGTCTCCCGCTTCCCGCTCAAGCGACAG GTGTCCCTGGAGTCCAACTCGTCCATGAATTCCAACACGCCACTGGTGCGCATGGCCAGGCTGTCCTCGGGGGAGGGCCCCACGCTGGCCAACGTCTCTGAGCTCGAGCTGCCTGCCGACCCCAAGTGGGAGCTGTCCCGTGCCCG GCTGACCCTGGGCAAGCCCCTGGGGGAGGGCTGCTTCGGCCAGGTGGTCATGGCAGAGGCCATCGGCATCGACAAAGAGCGGGCTGCCAAGCCTGTCACTGTGGCTGTGAAGATGCTGAAAG ACGATGCCACGGACAAGGACCTCTCGGACCTGGTGTCAGAGATGGAGATGATGAAGATGATTGGCAAGCACAAGAACATCATCAACCTGCTGGGGGCCTGCACGCAGGGCG GGCCCCTGTACGTGCTGGTGGAGTACGCGGCCAAGGGCAACCTGCGGGAGTACCTTCGGGCGCGGAGGCCCCCGGGCATGGACTACTCCTTTGACACCTGCAAGTTGCCTGAGGAGCAGCTCACCTTCAAGGACCTCGTGTCCTGTGCCTACCAGGTGGCACGGGGCATGGAGTATCTGGCCTCCCAGAAG tgCATCCACAGGGATCTGGCCGCCCGCAATGTGCTGGTGACAGAGGACAACGTGATGAAGATAGCTGACTTTGGCCTGGCCCGGGATGTGCACAACCTGGACTACTACAAGAAGACCACCAAC ggCCGGCTGCCCGTGAAGTGGATGGCACCCGAGGCTCTGTTTGACCGAGTCTACACCCACCAGAGTGACGT CTGGTCCTTTGGTGTCCTGCTCTGGGAAATTTTCACGCTGGGGGGCTCACCATACCCCGGCATTCCCGTGGAGGAGCTCTTCAAGCTGCTCAAGGAAGGCCACCGCATGGACAAGCCAGCCAACTGCACACACGACCT GTACATGATCATGCGAGAGTGCTGGCATGCTGTGCCCTCCCAGCGGCCCACCTTCAAGCAGCTGGTGGAGGACCTGGACCGTGTGCTCACTGTGACGTCCACTGAC GAGTACCTGGACCTGTCAGTGCCATTTGAGCAGTACTCGCCTGGTGGCCAGGACACACCCAGCTCCGGCTCCTCGGGCGATGACTCTGTGTTTGCCCACGACCTTCTGCTGCCTGCCCCCCCCAGCAGCGGGGCTCTGCGGACGTGA
- the FGFR3 gene encoding fibroblast growth factor receptor 3 isoform X1 produces MGAPACALALCVAVAVVAGAASGPPGTELRVVRRAAEALEPEPGQKEQLVFGSGDTMELTCHPPMGSTPGPTIWVKDGLGLVPSDRILVGLQRLQVLNASHEDAGAYSCRQRLTQRILCRFSVRVTDAPSSGDDEDSEDEAEDTGAPYWTRPERMDKKLLAVPAANTVRFRCPAAGNPTPSISWLKNGKEFRGEHRIGGIKLRHQQWSLVMESVVPSDRGNYTCVVENKFGSIRQTYTLDVLERSPHRPILQAGLPANQTAVLGSDVEFHCKVYSDAQPHIQWLKHVEVNGSKVGPDGTPYVTVLKSWISESAEADARLRLANVSERDGGEYLCRATNFIGVAEKAFWLRVHGPPAAEEELAEADEASSVYAGVLSYGAGFFFFIMVVVAVTLCRLHSPTKKGLGSPAVHKVSRFPLKRQQVSLESNSSMNSNTPLVRMARLSSGEGPTLANVSELELPADPKWELSRARLTLGKPLGEGCFGQVVMAEAIGIDKERAAKPVTVAVKMLKDDATDKDLSDLVSEMEMMKMIGKHKNIINLLGACTQGGPLYVLVEYAAKGNLREYLRARRPPGMDYSFDTCKLPEEQLTFKDLVSCAYQVARGMEYLASQKCIHRDLAARNVLVTEDNVMKIADFGLARDVHNLDYYKKTTNGRLPVKWMAPEALFDRVYTHQSDVWSFGVLLWEIFTLGGSPYPGIPVEELFKLLKEGHRMDKPANCTHDLYMIMRECWHAVPSQRPTFKQLVEDLDRVLTVTSTDEYLDLSVPFEQYSPGGQDTPSSGSSGDDSVFAHDLLLPAPPSSGALRT; encoded by the exons AGGCCCTGGAGCCTGAGCCTGGCCAGAAAGAGCAGCTGGTCTTTGGCAGTGGGGACACCATGGAGCTGACCTGCCACCCACCCATGGGCAGTACCCCAGGACCCACCATCTGGGTGAAGGACGGCTTGGGGCTAGTGCCCTCAGACCGCATCCTGGTGGGGCTGCAGAGGCTACAGGTGCTCAACGCCTCCCACGAGGACGCTGGCGCCTACAGCTGCCGCCAGCGGCTCACCCAGCGCATCCTGTGCCGCTTCAGCGTGCGGGTGACAG ATGCTCCGTCCTCGGGAGATGACGAAGACAGTGAGGACGAGGCTGAGGATACAG GAGCCCCTTATTGGACACGGCCTGAGCGCATGGACAAAAAGCTCTTGGCCGTGCCAGCGGCCAACACCGTCCGCTTCCGCTGCCCGGCCGCTGGCAACCCCACACCCTCCATATCGTGGCTCAAGAATGGCAAGGAATTCCGTGGCGAGCACCGCATTGGGGGCATCAAG CTGCGGCACCAGCAGTGGAGTCTGGTCATGGAGAGTGTGGTGCCCTCCGACCGCGGCAACTATACGTGTGTGGTGGAGAACAAGTTCGGCAGCATCCGGCAGACGTACACGTTGGATGTGCTCG AGCGGTCCCCGCACCGGCCCATCCTGCAGGCAGGGCTGCCAGCCAACCAGACGGCAGTGCTGGGCAGCGACGTGGAGTTCCACTGCAAGGTATACAGCGACGCCCAGCCCCACATCCAGTGGCTCAAACACGTGGAGGTGAACGGCAGCAAGGTGGGCCCCGACGGCACACCCTACGTCACTGTGCTCAAG TCCTGGATCAGTGAGAGTGCGGAGGCTGACGCGCGCCTCCGCCTGGCCAATGTGTCCGAGCGGGACGGGGGCGAGTACCTCTGTCGAGCCACCAATTTCATAGGCGTGGCCGAGAAGGCCTTTTGGCTGCGTGTTCACGGGCCCCCAGCAG CTGAGGAGGAGCTGGCGGAGGCGGACGAGGCCAGTAGCGTGTACGCAGGCGTTCTCAGCTACGGGGCAGGCTTCTTCTTCTTCATCATGGTGGTGGTGGCCGTGACCCTGTGCCGGCTGCACAGCCCGACCAAGAAGGGCCTGGGCTCTCCCGCCGTGCACAAGGTCTCCCGCTTCCCGCTCAAGCGACAG CAGGTGTCCCTGGAGTCCAACTCGTCCATGAATTCCAACACGCCACTGGTGCGCATGGCCAGGCTGTCCTCGGGGGAGGGCCCCACGCTGGCCAACGTCTCTGAGCTCGAGCTGCCTGCCGACCCCAAGTGGGAGCTGTCCCGTGCCCG GCTGACCCTGGGCAAGCCCCTGGGGGAGGGCTGCTTCGGCCAGGTGGTCATGGCAGAGGCCATCGGCATCGACAAAGAGCGGGCTGCCAAGCCTGTCACTGTGGCTGTGAAGATGCTGAAAG ACGATGCCACGGACAAGGACCTCTCGGACCTGGTGTCAGAGATGGAGATGATGAAGATGATTGGCAAGCACAAGAACATCATCAACCTGCTGGGGGCCTGCACGCAGGGCG GGCCCCTGTACGTGCTGGTGGAGTACGCGGCCAAGGGCAACCTGCGGGAGTACCTTCGGGCGCGGAGGCCCCCGGGCATGGACTACTCCTTTGACACCTGCAAGTTGCCTGAGGAGCAGCTCACCTTCAAGGACCTCGTGTCCTGTGCCTACCAGGTGGCACGGGGCATGGAGTATCTGGCCTCCCAGAAG tgCATCCACAGGGATCTGGCCGCCCGCAATGTGCTGGTGACAGAGGACAACGTGATGAAGATAGCTGACTTTGGCCTGGCCCGGGATGTGCACAACCTGGACTACTACAAGAAGACCACCAAC ggCCGGCTGCCCGTGAAGTGGATGGCACCCGAGGCTCTGTTTGACCGAGTCTACACCCACCAGAGTGACGT CTGGTCCTTTGGTGTCCTGCTCTGGGAAATTTTCACGCTGGGGGGCTCACCATACCCCGGCATTCCCGTGGAGGAGCTCTTCAAGCTGCTCAAGGAAGGCCACCGCATGGACAAGCCAGCCAACTGCACACACGACCT GTACATGATCATGCGAGAGTGCTGGCATGCTGTGCCCTCCCAGCGGCCCACCTTCAAGCAGCTGGTGGAGGACCTGGACCGTGTGCTCACTGTGACGTCCACTGAC GAGTACCTGGACCTGTCAGTGCCATTTGAGCAGTACTCGCCTGGTGGCCAGGACACACCCAGCTCCGGCTCCTCGGGCGATGACTCTGTGTTTGCCCACGACCTTCTGCTGCCTGCCCCCCCCAGCAGCGGGGCTCTGCGGACGTGA
- the FGFR3 gene encoding fibroblast growth factor receptor 3 isoform X2 translates to MGAPACALALCVAVAVVAGAASGPPGTELRVVRRAAEALEPEPGQKEQLVFGSGDTMELTCHPPMGSTPGPTIWVKDGLGLVPSDRILVGLQRLQVLNASHEDAGAYSCRQRLTQRILCRFSVRVTDAPSSGDDEDSEDEAEDTGAPYWTRPERMDKKLLAVPAANTVRFRCPAAGNPTPSISWLKNGKEFRGEHRIGGIKLRHQQWSLVMESVVPSDRGNYTCVVENKFGSIRQTYTLDVLERSPHRPILQAGLPANQTAVLGSDVEFHCKVYSDAQPHIQWLKHVEVNGSKVGPDGTPYVTVLKSWISESAEADARLRLANVSERDGGEYLCRATNFIGVAEKAFWLRVHGPPAAEEELAEADEASSVYAGVLSYGAGFFFFIMVVVAVTLCRLHSPTKKGLGSPAVHKVSRFPLKRQVSLESNSSMNSNTPLVRMARLSSGEGPTLANVSELELPADPKWELSRARLTLGKPLGEGCFGQVVMAEAIGIDKERAAKPVTVAVKMLKDDATDKDLSDLVSEMEMMKMIGKHKNIINLLGACTQGGPLYVLVEYAAKGNLREYLRARRPPGMDYSFDTCKLPEEQLTFKDLVSCAYQVARGMEYLASQKCIHRDLAARNVLVTEDNVMKIADFGLARDVHNLDYYKKTTNGRLPVKWMAPEALFDRVYTHQSDVWSFGVLLWEIFTLGGSPYPGIPVEELFKLLKEGHRMDKPANCTHDLYMIMRECWHAVPSQRPTFKQLVEDLDRVLTVTSTDEYLDLSVPFEQYSPGGQDTPSSGSSGDDSVFAHDLLLPAPPSSGALRT, encoded by the exons AGGCCCTGGAGCCTGAGCCTGGCCAGAAAGAGCAGCTGGTCTTTGGCAGTGGGGACACCATGGAGCTGACCTGCCACCCACCCATGGGCAGTACCCCAGGACCCACCATCTGGGTGAAGGACGGCTTGGGGCTAGTGCCCTCAGACCGCATCCTGGTGGGGCTGCAGAGGCTACAGGTGCTCAACGCCTCCCACGAGGACGCTGGCGCCTACAGCTGCCGCCAGCGGCTCACCCAGCGCATCCTGTGCCGCTTCAGCGTGCGGGTGACAG ATGCTCCGTCCTCGGGAGATGACGAAGACAGTGAGGACGAGGCTGAGGATACAG GAGCCCCTTATTGGACACGGCCTGAGCGCATGGACAAAAAGCTCTTGGCCGTGCCAGCGGCCAACACCGTCCGCTTCCGCTGCCCGGCCGCTGGCAACCCCACACCCTCCATATCGTGGCTCAAGAATGGCAAGGAATTCCGTGGCGAGCACCGCATTGGGGGCATCAAG CTGCGGCACCAGCAGTGGAGTCTGGTCATGGAGAGTGTGGTGCCCTCCGACCGCGGCAACTATACGTGTGTGGTGGAGAACAAGTTCGGCAGCATCCGGCAGACGTACACGTTGGATGTGCTCG AGCGGTCCCCGCACCGGCCCATCCTGCAGGCAGGGCTGCCAGCCAACCAGACGGCAGTGCTGGGCAGCGACGTGGAGTTCCACTGCAAGGTATACAGCGACGCCCAGCCCCACATCCAGTGGCTCAAACACGTGGAGGTGAACGGCAGCAAGGTGGGCCCCGACGGCACACCCTACGTCACTGTGCTCAAG TCCTGGATCAGTGAGAGTGCGGAGGCTGACGCGCGCCTCCGCCTGGCCAATGTGTCCGAGCGGGACGGGGGCGAGTACCTCTGTCGAGCCACCAATTTCATAGGCGTGGCCGAGAAGGCCTTTTGGCTGCGTGTTCACGGGCCCCCAGCAG CTGAGGAGGAGCTGGCGGAGGCGGACGAGGCCAGTAGCGTGTACGCAGGCGTTCTCAGCTACGGGGCAGGCTTCTTCTTCTTCATCATGGTGGTGGTGGCCGTGACCCTGTGCCGGCTGCACAGCCCGACCAAGAAGGGCCTGGGCTCTCCCGCCGTGCACAAGGTCTCCCGCTTCCCGCTCAAGCGACAG GTGTCCCTGGAGTCCAACTCGTCCATGAATTCCAACACGCCACTGGTGCGCATGGCCAGGCTGTCCTCGGGGGAGGGCCCCACGCTGGCCAACGTCTCTGAGCTCGAGCTGCCTGCCGACCCCAAGTGGGAGCTGTCCCGTGCCCG GCTGACCCTGGGCAAGCCCCTGGGGGAGGGCTGCTTCGGCCAGGTGGTCATGGCAGAGGCCATCGGCATCGACAAAGAGCGGGCTGCCAAGCCTGTCACTGTGGCTGTGAAGATGCTGAAAG ACGATGCCACGGACAAGGACCTCTCGGACCTGGTGTCAGAGATGGAGATGATGAAGATGATTGGCAAGCACAAGAACATCATCAACCTGCTGGGGGCCTGCACGCAGGGCG GGCCCCTGTACGTGCTGGTGGAGTACGCGGCCAAGGGCAACCTGCGGGAGTACCTTCGGGCGCGGAGGCCCCCGGGCATGGACTACTCCTTTGACACCTGCAAGTTGCCTGAGGAGCAGCTCACCTTCAAGGACCTCGTGTCCTGTGCCTACCAGGTGGCACGGGGCATGGAGTATCTGGCCTCCCAGAAG tgCATCCACAGGGATCTGGCCGCCCGCAATGTGCTGGTGACAGAGGACAACGTGATGAAGATAGCTGACTTTGGCCTGGCCCGGGATGTGCACAACCTGGACTACTACAAGAAGACCACCAAC ggCCGGCTGCCCGTGAAGTGGATGGCACCCGAGGCTCTGTTTGACCGAGTCTACACCCACCAGAGTGACGT CTGGTCCTTTGGTGTCCTGCTCTGGGAAATTTTCACGCTGGGGGGCTCACCATACCCCGGCATTCCCGTGGAGGAGCTCTTCAAGCTGCTCAAGGAAGGCCACCGCATGGACAAGCCAGCCAACTGCACACACGACCT GTACATGATCATGCGAGAGTGCTGGCATGCTGTGCCCTCCCAGCGGCCCACCTTCAAGCAGCTGGTGGAGGACCTGGACCGTGTGCTCACTGTGACGTCCACTGAC GAGTACCTGGACCTGTCAGTGCCATTTGAGCAGTACTCGCCTGGTGGCCAGGACACACCCAGCTCCGGCTCCTCGGGCGATGACTCTGTGTTTGCCCACGACCTTCTGCTGCCTGCCCCCCCCAGCAGCGGGGCTCTGCGGACGTGA
- the FGFR3 gene encoding fibroblast growth factor receptor 3 isoform X3, protein MGAPACALALCVAVAVVAGAASGPPGTELRVVRRAAEALEPEPGQKEQLVFGSGDTMELTCHPPMGSTPGPTIWVKDGLGLVPSDRILVGLQRLQVLNASHEDAGAYSCRQRLTQRILCRFSVRVTDAPSSGDDEDSEDEAEDTGAPYWTRPERMDKKLLAVPAANTVRFRCPAAGNPTPSISWLKNGKEFRGEHRIGGIKLRHQQWSLVMESVVPSDRGNYTCVVENKFGSIRQTYTLDVLERSPHRPILQAGLPANQTAVLGSDVEFHCKVYSDAQPHIQWLKHVEVNGSKVGPDGTPYVTVLKTAGVNTTDKELEVLALRNVTFEDAGEYTCLAGNSIGFSHHSAWLVVLPAEEELAEADEASSVYAGVLSYGAGFFFFIMVVVAVTLCRLHSPTKKGLGSPAVHKVSRFPLKRQQVSLESNSSMNSNTPLVRMARLSSGEGPTLANVSELELPADPKWELSRARLTLGKPLGEGCFGQVVMAEAIGIDKERAAKPVTVAVKMLKDDATDKDLSDLVSEMEMMKMIGKHKNIINLLGACTQGGPLYVLVEYAAKGNLREYLRARRPPGMDYSFDTCKLPEEQLTFKDLVSCAYQVARGMEYLASQKCIHRDLAARNVLVTEDNVMKIADFGLARDVHNLDYYKKTTNGRLPVKWMAPEALFDRVYTHQSDVWSFGVLLWEIFTLGGSPYPGIPVEELFKLLKEGHRMDKPANCTHDLYMIMRECWHAVPSQRPTFKQLVEDLDRVLTVTSTDEYLDLSVPFEQYSPGGQDTPSSGSSGDDSVFAHDLLLPAPPSSGALRT, encoded by the exons AGGCCCTGGAGCCTGAGCCTGGCCAGAAAGAGCAGCTGGTCTTTGGCAGTGGGGACACCATGGAGCTGACCTGCCACCCACCCATGGGCAGTACCCCAGGACCCACCATCTGGGTGAAGGACGGCTTGGGGCTAGTGCCCTCAGACCGCATCCTGGTGGGGCTGCAGAGGCTACAGGTGCTCAACGCCTCCCACGAGGACGCTGGCGCCTACAGCTGCCGCCAGCGGCTCACCCAGCGCATCCTGTGCCGCTTCAGCGTGCGGGTGACAG ATGCTCCGTCCTCGGGAGATGACGAAGACAGTGAGGACGAGGCTGAGGATACAG GAGCCCCTTATTGGACACGGCCTGAGCGCATGGACAAAAAGCTCTTGGCCGTGCCAGCGGCCAACACCGTCCGCTTCCGCTGCCCGGCCGCTGGCAACCCCACACCCTCCATATCGTGGCTCAAGAATGGCAAGGAATTCCGTGGCGAGCACCGCATTGGGGGCATCAAG CTGCGGCACCAGCAGTGGAGTCTGGTCATGGAGAGTGTGGTGCCCTCCGACCGCGGCAACTATACGTGTGTGGTGGAGAACAAGTTCGGCAGCATCCGGCAGACGTACACGTTGGATGTGCTCG AGCGGTCCCCGCACCGGCCCATCCTGCAGGCAGGGCTGCCAGCCAACCAGACGGCAGTGCTGGGCAGCGACGTGGAGTTCCACTGCAAGGTATACAGCGACGCCCAGCCCCACATCCAGTGGCTCAAACACGTGGAGGTGAACGGCAGCAAGGTGGGCCCCGACGGCACACCCTACGTCACTGTGCTCAAG ACGGCAGGCGTTAACACCACCGACAAGGAGCTAGAGGTTCTGGCCTTGCGCAATGTCACGTTTGAGGATGCGGGGGAGTACACGTGTCTGGCTGGCAATTCTATCGGGTTTTCCCATCACTCTGCGTGGCTGGTGGTGCTGCCAG CTGAGGAGGAGCTGGCGGAGGCGGACGAGGCCAGTAGCGTGTACGCAGGCGTTCTCAGCTACGGGGCAGGCTTCTTCTTCTTCATCATGGTGGTGGTGGCCGTGACCCTGTGCCGGCTGCACAGCCCGACCAAGAAGGGCCTGGGCTCTCCCGCCGTGCACAAGGTCTCCCGCTTCCCGCTCAAGCGACAG CAGGTGTCCCTGGAGTCCAACTCGTCCATGAATTCCAACACGCCACTGGTGCGCATGGCCAGGCTGTCCTCGGGGGAGGGCCCCACGCTGGCCAACGTCTCTGAGCTCGAGCTGCCTGCCGACCCCAAGTGGGAGCTGTCCCGTGCCCG GCTGACCCTGGGCAAGCCCCTGGGGGAGGGCTGCTTCGGCCAGGTGGTCATGGCAGAGGCCATCGGCATCGACAAAGAGCGGGCTGCCAAGCCTGTCACTGTGGCTGTGAAGATGCTGAAAG ACGATGCCACGGACAAGGACCTCTCGGACCTGGTGTCAGAGATGGAGATGATGAAGATGATTGGCAAGCACAAGAACATCATCAACCTGCTGGGGGCCTGCACGCAGGGCG GGCCCCTGTACGTGCTGGTGGAGTACGCGGCCAAGGGCAACCTGCGGGAGTACCTTCGGGCGCGGAGGCCCCCGGGCATGGACTACTCCTTTGACACCTGCAAGTTGCCTGAGGAGCAGCTCACCTTCAAGGACCTCGTGTCCTGTGCCTACCAGGTGGCACGGGGCATGGAGTATCTGGCCTCCCAGAAG tgCATCCACAGGGATCTGGCCGCCCGCAATGTGCTGGTGACAGAGGACAACGTGATGAAGATAGCTGACTTTGGCCTGGCCCGGGATGTGCACAACCTGGACTACTACAAGAAGACCACCAAC ggCCGGCTGCCCGTGAAGTGGATGGCACCCGAGGCTCTGTTTGACCGAGTCTACACCCACCAGAGTGACGT CTGGTCCTTTGGTGTCCTGCTCTGGGAAATTTTCACGCTGGGGGGCTCACCATACCCCGGCATTCCCGTGGAGGAGCTCTTCAAGCTGCTCAAGGAAGGCCACCGCATGGACAAGCCAGCCAACTGCACACACGACCT GTACATGATCATGCGAGAGTGCTGGCATGCTGTGCCCTCCCAGCGGCCCACCTTCAAGCAGCTGGTGGAGGACCTGGACCGTGTGCTCACTGTGACGTCCACTGAC GAGTACCTGGACCTGTCAGTGCCATTTGAGCAGTACTCGCCTGGTGGCCAGGACACACCCAGCTCCGGCTCCTCGGGCGATGACTCTGTGTTTGCCCACGACCTTCTGCTGCCTGCCCCCCCCAGCAGCGGGGCTCTGCGGACGTGA